The Siansivirga zeaxanthinifaciens CC-SAMT-1 region CTTCTGGCATGGCGTTACCAACAATAACATCGTCGATGCGTTTAACATCCAGTTGTGGTAATTCCTTCATCATATACTGAATGGTTTCTGCGCCTAACTCGTCGGCCCGCTTAAAACGGAAAACACCTTTTGGCGCTTTACCAACAGCTGTCCTGTATGCTTTTACTATATATGCTTGTTTCATTTTTAATTTAGTATTGAGTATTGAGTTTTTAGTATTGAGAATTATAATTTTTGCTGAAGTGCATAATTCATTTTTTGGATATCAATACATAACTCAATAATTGGTTGTACTTTATCTTTTGTTATCAAATCTAATTCTATAATTAAAAGTAATTGCGTTTGAAGTTCGTAAGCAGAACCATTCGCAATACTTAAAAAGTGTTTAAATTCTTTTTGAGAATTTCTGCCAGCACCCTCAGCTATATTTGAAGGAATTGAGATAACACTCCTTTTAATTTGGGATGTTAGTCCAAACTTTTCATCTAAAGGTAAATTAGCGATAAGTAAATACACAGCTTTAGTAAGTTTAATTGATTTATTCCAGATTTTTAAATCTTCAACTCTGTGCATTTCTAATTACTTAATACTAATATCTCAATACTATTCGCAACTAGTTGCGAAGTGGTTTTCCAGTTTTTAACATATGCTGAATGCGCTCTAAAGTTTTGCGTTCGGTACATAAACTTAAAAATGCTTCGCGTTCTAAATCTAATAGATATTGCTCACTAACTAAAGTAGGTTCCGATAAATCACCACCAGCCATGACATAAGCTAGTTTGTTGGCTATTTTATGGTCGTGCTCGCTTATAAAATTAGAAGCTTGCATGGCATCTGTGCCTACTAAAAACATTCCTAAAGCTTGTTTGCCCAGTACCTTAACATCTTTACGCTTTACAGGTTGAGTGTAGCCTGTTTCTGCCATTATTTTAGCATAAGCCTTAGCGGTTGCAATTTGTCGGTCTTTATTAACAACTACCACGTCTTTTCCTTTTTGAAGCACCCCTAAATCGAAGGCTTCGTAGGCAGATGTTGATACTTTTGCCATTCCAATGGTTAAAAAATATTCTTGAAGGGTGTTCAATTCTACATCCCCTTTTCTAAAAGAATCTGATGCACGAAGCGCCACTTCTTTAGATCCGCCGCCACCAGGAATAACACCAACACCAAACTCAACCAAACCTATATACGTTTCGGCAGCAGCTACAACTTTATCGGCATGCATAGAAAGTTCACAACCGCCACCCAAGGTCATACCGTGGGGCGCAGAAATTGTTGGTATGGCAGAATATCGCATACGCATCATGGTGTCTTGAAAATACTTAATAGCAGCATTTAACTCGTCGTATTCTTGCTCTACAGCCATCATGAAAATCATGCCTATATTAGCACCAACGGAGAAATTAGCAGCTTGATTTCCTATAACTAAGCCTTGAAAATCTTTTTCGGCTAAGTCTATAGCTTTGTTTAATCCTGCCAAAACATCGCCACCAATGGTATTCATTTTAGACTGGAATTCGCAGTTTAAAATACCATCACCTAAATCTTCAATTACAACACCCGAGTTTTTGAAAACCTGATTTGATTTTCTAATATTATCTAAAATGATAAAACTATCCTGTCCAGGAACTTTAATTTGAGTTTTTGATGGAATATTATAAAAATAGGTAGCACCTTCTTTTATTGTGTAGAAGGTACCCACACCCGATGCAAGCATGTCCTGCACCCAAGAAGCGGGTTCTAAATTTTCAGCCTTCATGAGTTCGATGCCTTTTTGAACACCAATGGCATCCCAAATTTGAAAAGGTCCATGTTCCCAGCCAAATCCAGCTTTCATGGCATCGTCAATTTTATAAAGTTCGTCTGTTATTTCTGGAATTCTGTTTGAAACATAAGCGAACATTGAAGCAAAATTCTTTCTGTAAAATGCGCCCGCTTTATCTTTCCCTGAAACTAAAACTTTAAAACGGTCGATAACTTTATCGATGGTTTTAGTTAGTTCTAAGGTTGCAAAATTTGCTTTTTTTGATGGCTTATATTCCAGTGTATTTAAATCTAAGGCTAAAATTTCCTTATCTACTTTTTTGTAAAAACCTTGTCCCGTTTTGCTTCCTAACCACTTATTTTCCATCATGGTATTAATGAAATCTGGAAGCTTAAATAACTCATGAGCCTCGTCGTTAGGGCAATTTTCATATATGCCATTGGCAACATGAACTAAAGTGTCTAAGCCCACAACATCTACGGTTCGGAATGTAGCTGACTTAGGACGCCCAATTACAGGGCCGGTTAATTTATCTACTTCTTCAACCGTTAATCCTAAAGCTTTTACCTGATGAAATAAACTTTGAATACCAAAAATACCTATGCGATTTCCAATAAACGCCGGGGTGTCTTTTGCTATTACCGATGTTTTTCCAAGAAATTGTTCGCCATATCCATTTAAAAAGTTTAAAACTTCTGAAGATGTTTTAGGTCCTGGAATAATTTCAAATAATTTTAAATATCGTGCCGGATTAAAAAAGTGCGTGCCACAAAAATGTTTCTGAAAATCGTCACTTCTTCCTTCACTCATAAAATGAATAGGAATACCAGAAGTATTAGACGTTATTAAAGTTCCTGGAGTTCTGTATTTTTCTAATTTTTCGAAAACAGATTTTTTAATATCCAGTCTTTCAACAACAACTTCCATAATCCAGTCCACATCTTTAACTTTAGCGATGTCATCTTCTAAGTTACCAGTTGTAATTCTTTTTGAAAATTCTTGATGATAAATAGGGGATGGTTTCGATTTTAAAGCATGATTTAATGCATCATTTACCAACCTATTTCTAACGATTTTGTCGTTTATAGATAGGCCTTTTGCTTTTTCTGCATCGGTTAATTCGCGTGGAATGATATCGAGTAAAAGCACCTCTACACCAATATTGGCAAAATGACATGCAATACCGCTTCCCATAATACCAGATCCTATTATGGCTACTTTTTTAATAATTCGTTTGCTCATTTTATTTAGTCTAGTCTAATCTTTTTGATTGTATATTTTTTTGTTAGAAATCATTTCATTTATTAAATCTGACACCTCGTAAAAGTGTTTTAATTTTTCTTCTGAAATATTTTTTCTAATGGCTTCGTTAAAAGTTAAAACTTTCTCTCTGGAATACACTCGTTTTTCTAATCCGAAGTCTGTAAGATGAATAATAACACCTCTACCATCTTCGGGGTTGGGTTTACGTTCTATTAACCCTTTTTCTTCCATAGATTTTAATGTGCGAGATAAACTGGTTGCTTCCATACCCATTTTTGGACCCAAGGCAGTTGAAGGGGTTCCTTCTTCAGGATCGATACTTAAAAGTGTAAATCCTGTAGCCATCGTAGTTTCAAACTTAGCAGCTTCCTCATTATACATTTTTTGAACAGCCAGCCAAGTTGTTCTTAACATATAATCTATTGTTCTATCTTTCATTCATTATATTTTAGTTGGTAATTTCAAATATAATAAAAATATTATGCGCGCATAATAAATAGACTGTTAAAATTGCGGTATTTTTGTTAAAATTTTAGAAGACGTTATTAAGAGCGATAAATTTTTTCGATTAAGTTTAAATACTTCTCTTTAATAACTTTTCGTTTGAGTTTCATGGTTGGTGTTAAATGCCCAGCATCAATGGACCAGACATCTGGTGTGATTTCAAATTTCTTAATTTGTTCCCAGTTTCCAAAATTTTTATTAGCATGGTCAATTTCTTCCTGAATGCGATCTAAAAGTTTTGTATTGGTAATAAGGTCGTTATTATCTTTAAAATGTATGTTGTGGCGTCGCGCCCATTCTTTGGAGAAATCGTAATTTATTTGAATGAGTGCTGCGGGCATTTTTTCGCCTTCACCAATAACCATAATTTGTTCTATAAAACGTGATTGTTTAAATTCATTTTCAATAAGTGCCGGTGCTACGTATTTTCCTCCCGAGGTTTTAAACATTTCCTTTTTGCGGTCGGTTATTCTTAAAAAGCCATCGCTATCAATTTCGCCTATATCCCCAGTATGAAAGTAATCGTTCGTCATTACTTCGGCAGTTTTTTCGGGGTCTTTATAGTAACCAAGCATCACGTTTGGACCTTTAACTAAAATTTCGCCGTCTTCGGCAATTTTAACTTCCAAATTGTCGATTACTTTTCCAACGGTCCCAATTCGAAAGCCTCCATTACGCATGTCGTTTACAGAAATTACAGGAGAGGTTTCTGTTAAGCCATAGCCTTCCATGATGGGTAATTTTGCAGCTGCAAAAATTCGTGTTAACCTTGTTTGCAATGCTGCACTCCCAGAAACCATAACGTCTAAATTACCACCTAAACCTTCTTGCCATTTGCTAAAAATTAATTTTCGTGCTAATTTAAGTTGAAGTTCATACCATAGGCCGTTTTTCCCGTACGGTTCATATTTAAGTCCTAGGTTTACCGCCCAGAAAAAAATTATTTTTTTTAAGCCAGTTAACTCGGTACCCTTAGCAATAATTTTGTCGTAAACCTTCTCGTAAAGTCTAGGAACAGCCGTCATTACATTGGGTTTTACTTCTTTAAGGTTGTCGCTCATTTTTTCTATAGATTCTGCAAAATAAATTTCAACACCACAATATTGGTATAAATACAAAATCATGCGTTCGAAAACATGGCATATAGGTAAAAAACTCAAGGCTTTAGATTCACCATATTTAAATGGTACGCGTTTTTTACTGTCTAATACATTAGACACTATATTGTTATGAGAAAGCATAACACCTTTTGGTTTTCCTGTTGTACCAGAAGTGTATATAATGGTCGCCAAATCGTTACTTGTAACTTCTTTTTTTCTTAACTCTACGTCATCTTGATTACTTGGGTCTTCTCCTAATTTTAATAGGGCTTTCCAGTTTTCTTCATTGGCAATTTCATCGAAAGTGTAAACATTTTTGAGTTTAGTTTTCGATTTAATACTATTAAGTTTTTCAAGAACTTCAACATCTGAAACAAAACATAAAACAGATTCTGAATGGTTTAAAATATATTCATAATCTTCGGAAGCGATTGTTGGATATATTGGAATGTTTTGTGCACCAATTTGCAAAACACCAATATCCAGAACATTCCATTCTGTTCTGTTGGTAGATGAAATTACAGCTATTTTATCATTAGGTTTAATGCCAAGACGAAGTAAACCACGGCTAAGAGCATTAGCTTGATTTATAAATTCTTCAGTTGATATAGAATTCCAAACCCCATCATACTTTGTGGTAAAGGCTTTTTCTAAATTGTATGTTTCTAATTGATAATATGGAAAATCAAAAAGTCTATGAATAGCAACCATCTTTAATTAAGTTTCTTGTCATGCAAAGTAAGAAATTAAAAGTGATTTTCAAATTAGCAATTTAAGGGGGATTCAATATTTAATTTTTATCTAATATTTAAAATTAAGTGTGTTTTATTAAATATCTGAAATGTTGAGCTATAGCGCTATTAATTATTAATTTAAATACCAGTTTGTTAAGTAACATGATTGCAAAAAAAAGCCTCTTAGTTTTATTTAAGAGGCTTTTAAAATGGAAATTTATTTATTTTCTATCCATAGTCGTGCATTTACAAAGGCCTCTAACCAAGGTGTTACTTCGTCTTTTCTTCCTTTAGGGTAATTTGCCCAATTCCATTGGAAAGTTGAGCGCTCAATATGTGGCATCGTAACTAAATGACGACCTGTTTTGTCGCACATCATGGCCGTATTATAATCTGAACCATTTGGGTTATGTGGATATTCTGCATAACCATATTTGCCTACAATGTTATATTGATCTTCGGAATATGGTAATTTAAATTTTCCTTCACCATGAGAAATCCAAACGCCTAAAGTTGTTCCAGCTAGGGTAGAAAGCATCACCGAATTATTTTCTTGAATTTTTACTGAAGTGAATGCGCTTTCGTGTTTTTGGGAATTATTATGATGCATTTTCCCGTGGATTTCATGTTCCGGATTTATTTCTTCTAATTCCATAAATAACTGGCATCCGTTACAAATTCCAACAGAAAGTGTGTCTTCTCTTTTGAAGAAATCTTGAATTGCTTTATTGGCTTTTTCGTTATATTTTATAGCGCCTGCCCAACCTTTAGCAGATCCTAATACATCGGAATTTGAGAAACCACCAACAGCTCCTAAAAACTGAATATCTTCTAAAGTTTCGCGACCAGAAATTAAATCGGTCATGTGTACATCTTTCACATCGAAACCAGCTAAATACATGGCATTTGCCATTTCACGTTCAGAATTACTTCCTTTTTCACGAAGTATAGCTGCTTTTGGTCTGTTAGCATTTACCTTGGGCAGTTTTCCTGTAAAATGCTTTGGAAAAGTATACTCTAAAGGTTGATTTTTATAGTTATTGTATCTGGCTTCTGCCAAACCGTTGGCTGTTTGTTTTTGGTCTAATAAGAAAGATGTTTTATACCAAACATCGCGTAAATTTGATATATTTAAATTGAAAGTCTCTTCATAATTCTTGATATTTAATGCATTACTTTCTGTAACAGAACCTATGTTGAAAAATTCAATTTGAGCTTCAGATAAAACAGATTCAATAGAAGCATCTTTCGACTGAATTATTATACCAGCATTTTCTGAAAATAATACTTTTAAAGCATCACTTTCACCTAACGCACTAAGATCTATATTGGCACCTAAATTAGTATCGGCAAAACATAATTCCAATAGTGTAGTAATTAATCCGCCTGAAGCAACATCGTGCCCTGCGATAACTTGTTCATCTTTAATTAATTCCTGAATGGTATTAAAAACGGTTTTAACATAACCTGCATCTTTAACCGTAGGCGTATCGTTTCCTATTTTATTTAAAATTTGAGCAAACGAGCTTCCGCCCAGTTTAAATGTGTCTTGAGAAATGTTTATATAATAAATTTGCCCGCCATTTTTTTGAAAAACAGGCTCAACAACTTTCGAAATATCGTTACAGTTACCAGCAGCCGAAATAATTACAGTACCCGGAGAAATAACATCTTCGTTCGGGTATTTTTGTTTCATAGATAAAGAATCTTTACCTGTAGGCACGTTAATCCCTAAAGATATAGCAAACTCAGAAACGGCTTCAACGGCTTCATACAAACGCGCATCTTCACCTTCATTTTTACAAGGCCACATCCAGTTTGCAGATAAAGAAACCGATTTTAATCCGTCTTTTAAAGGTGCCCAAATAATATTTGTTAACGATTCTGTAATGGCATTTCTACTTCCTGCTGCAGGATTAATTAATCCGGAGATAGGCGCGTGGCCAACAGAGGTTGCAATACCTTCTTTTCCTTTAAAATCTAGTGCCATAACACCTACATTATTTAAAGGTAATTGTAACGGTCCTGCACATTGTTGTTTGGCAACTTTACCACCAACGCAACGATCTACTTTATTTGTTAACCAGTCTTTACATGCTACGGCTTCTAATTGCAACACTTGGTTTAAATAATCGTTAAAATTTAATGGGTTATAAGTTACTTCACTATATTTTCTGTTCACAGAATTATCGGTCATGATGGTTTTTGGCGAACTACCAAACATATCTTCCATGGCTAAATCCATAGGTTTATGGCCGTTTGTTTTAGATTCGAAAGTAAACCTGTCATCTCCAGTAACATCACCAACGGTGTACATTGGCGAACGTTCACGCTCTGCAATACGTTTTAGTGTGTCTATATGTTTTTCTGCAATAACTAATCCCATACGTTCCTGAGATTCGTTACCAATAATTTCTTTATCTGAAAGCGTTGGGTCTCCAACAGGAAGGGCATCTAAATCTATTTTTCCACCGGTATCTTCTACAAGTTCAGATAGACAGTTTAGGTGTCCGCCCGCACCATGATCGTGAATAGAAACAATGAAATTTTCGTCACTTTCTACCATGCCTCGAACAGCGTTAGCTGCACGTTTTTGCATTTCTGGATTAGAACGTTGTACCGCATTTAACTCGATGCCTGAAGCAAAAGCACCAGTATCTGCCGATGATACCGCAGCACCACCCATACCAATTCGGTAGTTTTCACCACCCAAAATAACTATTTTATCACCTGGTTTAGGGGTGTCTTTTAATGCTTGATCTTTTTTGCCATAACCAATACCACCAGCTTGCATAATGACTTTATCGAAACCAAGAATACGTGCATCTTCTTCA contains the following coding sequences:
- a CDS encoding 3-hydroxyacyl-CoA dehydrogenase/enoyl-CoA hydratase family protein, which gives rise to MSKRIIKKVAIIGSGIMGSGIACHFANIGVEVLLLDIIPRELTDAEKAKGLSINDKIVRNRLVNDALNHALKSKPSPIYHQEFSKRITTGNLEDDIAKVKDVDWIMEVVVERLDIKKSVFEKLEKYRTPGTLITSNTSGIPIHFMSEGRSDDFQKHFCGTHFFNPARYLKLFEIIPGPKTSSEVLNFLNGYGEQFLGKTSVIAKDTPAFIGNRIGIFGIQSLFHQVKALGLTVEEVDKLTGPVIGRPKSATFRTVDVVGLDTLVHVANGIYENCPNDEAHELFKLPDFINTMMENKWLGSKTGQGFYKKVDKEILALDLNTLEYKPSKKANFATLELTKTIDKVIDRFKVLVSGKDKAGAFYRKNFASMFAYVSNRIPEITDELYKIDDAMKAGFGWEHGPFQIWDAIGVQKGIELMKAENLEPASWVQDMLASGVGTFYTIKEGATYFYNIPSKTQIKVPGQDSFIILDNIRKSNQVFKNSGVVIEDLGDGILNCEFQSKMNTIGGDVLAGLNKAIDLAEKDFQGLVIGNQAANFSVGANIGMIFMMAVEQEYDELNAAIKYFQDTMMRMRYSAIPTISAPHGMTLGGGCELSMHADKVVAAAETYIGLVEFGVGVIPGGGGSKEVALRASDSFRKGDVELNTLQEYFLTIGMAKVSTSAYEAFDLGVLQKGKDVVVVNKDRQIATAKAYAKIMAETGYTQPVKRKDVKVLGKQALGMFLVGTDAMQASNFISEHDHKIANKLAYVMAGGDLSEPTLVSEQYLLDLEREAFLSLCTERKTLERIQHMLKTGKPLRN
- the purL gene encoding phosphoribosylformylglycinamidine synthase, encoding MIHFFGNVTSKVFAVQTTKELSTETITKLVWLFGNQPKIEQASLDAFFVGPRAAMITPWSTNAVEITQNMGISDIIRIEEFQAVSEDFKNYDPMISEKYNGLNQESFTINIKPEPILNIEDIAAYNEQEGLSLSDEEVSYLENVSKKIGRPLTDSEVFGFSQVNSEHCRHKIFNGTFIIDGVEKPTSLFKLIRKTSETNPNSIVSAYKDNVAFIEGPVVEQFAPQRADVPDYYTVKDFESVISLKAETHNFPSTVEPFNGAATGSGGEIRDRLAGGKGSLPLAGTAVYMTSYSRLEENRPWENGVKERPWLYQTPMDILIKASNGASDFGNKFGQPLICGSVLTFEHEEDARILGFDKVIMQAGGIGYGKKDQALKDTPKPGDKIVILGGENYRIGMGGAAVSSADTGAFASGIELNAVQRSNPEMQKRAANAVRGMVESDENFIVSIHDHGAGGHLNCLSELVEDTGGKIDLDALPVGDPTLSDKEIIGNESQERMGLVIAEKHIDTLKRIAERERSPMYTVGDVTGDDRFTFESKTNGHKPMDLAMEDMFGSSPKTIMTDNSVNRKYSEVTYNPLNFNDYLNQVLQLEAVACKDWLTNKVDRCVGGKVAKQQCAGPLQLPLNNVGVMALDFKGKEGIATSVGHAPISGLINPAAGSRNAITESLTNIIWAPLKDGLKSVSLSANWMWPCKNEGEDARLYEAVEAVSEFAISLGINVPTGKDSLSMKQKYPNEDVISPGTVIISAAGNCNDISKVVEPVFQKNGGQIYYINISQDTFKLGGSSFAQILNKIGNDTPTVKDAGYVKTVFNTIQELIKDEQVIAGHDVASGGLITTLLELCFADTNLGANIDLSALGESDALKVLFSENAGIIIQSKDASIESVLSEAQIEFFNIGSVTESNALNIKNYEETFNLNISNLRDVWYKTSFLLDQKQTANGLAEARYNNYKNQPLEYTFPKHFTGKLPKVNANRPKAAILREKGSNSEREMANAMYLAGFDVKDVHMTDLISGRETLEDIQFLGAVGGFSNSDVLGSAKGWAGAIKYNEKANKAIQDFFKREDTLSVGICNGCQLFMELEEINPEHEIHGKMHHNNSQKHESAFTSVKIQENNSVMLSTLAGTTLGVWISHGEGKFKLPYSEDQYNIVGKYGYAEYPHNPNGSDYNTAMMCDKTGRHLVTMPHIERSTFQWNWANYPKGRKDEVTPWLEAFVNARLWIENK
- a CDS encoding AMP-dependent synthetase/ligase translates to MVAIHRLFDFPYYQLETYNLEKAFTTKYDGVWNSISTEEFINQANALSRGLLRLGIKPNDKIAVISSTNRTEWNVLDIGVLQIGAQNIPIYPTIASEDYEYILNHSESVLCFVSDVEVLEKLNSIKSKTKLKNVYTFDEIANEENWKALLKLGEDPSNQDDVELRKKEVTSNDLATIIYTSGTTGKPKGVMLSHNNIVSNVLDSKKRVPFKYGESKALSFLPICHVFERMILYLYQYCGVEIYFAESIEKMSDNLKEVKPNVMTAVPRLYEKVYDKIIAKGTELTGLKKIIFFWAVNLGLKYEPYGKNGLWYELQLKLARKLIFSKWQEGLGGNLDVMVSGSAALQTRLTRIFAAAKLPIMEGYGLTETSPVISVNDMRNGGFRIGTVGKVIDNLEVKIAEDGEILVKGPNVMLGYYKDPEKTAEVMTNDYFHTGDIGEIDSDGFLRITDRKKEMFKTSGGKYVAPALIENEFKQSRFIEQIMVIGEGEKMPAALIQINYDFSKEWARRHNIHFKDNNDLITNTKLLDRIQEEIDHANKNFGNWEQIKKFEITPDVWSIDAGHLTPTMKLKRKVIKEKYLNLIEKIYRS
- a CDS encoding MarR family winged helix-turn-helix transcriptional regulator, encoding MKDRTIDYMLRTTWLAVQKMYNEEAAKFETTMATGFTLLSIDPEEGTPSTALGPKMGMEATSLSRTLKSMEEKGLIERKPNPEDGRGVIIHLTDFGLEKRVYSREKVLTFNEAIRKNISEEKLKHFYEVSDLINEMISNKKIYNQKD
- a CDS encoding four helix bundle protein, encoding MHRVEDLKIWNKSIKLTKAVYLLIANLPLDEKFGLTSQIKRSVISIPSNIAEGAGRNSQKEFKHFLSIANGSAYELQTQLLLIIELDLITKDKVQPIIELCIDIQKMNYALQQKL